In Deinococcus roseus, a genomic segment contains:
- a CDS encoding M16 family metallopeptidase yields MTAIHTHIFDNGFRLALEERSTLGVSLELHLPFGSALDPAGKEGLGALIAEWIFRGAGKHSAQDLLNRLDDLSTGRGSGGVSSEHMPFKTSCLPEHLPEVLQLLGEVLQEPHLQAAELRSLKALALADLETVEDSPADQAQLLFRESLLGPGYGHYPSGTPESLKAIRHRDAVQHVRKLSLQGAVLTVVGPLDWQQLLDTVQQVFGGWNTPAPTFPETRFNAPFVQHHSSPSQQTHLLLAHPAFQPGDAQWYAFMLAVNVLSGGSSSRLFDEVREKRGLVYGVHAGIQVVRNLAYLQTYASSTPGKAQETLDVTLQVLSSLKSGITDAELQHARTGVLSDLIMSGENSRSRAAQMARDLWRLGHVRSLPEIQHSVQAVTLQNVQDTLDTWTPELLGMFTLGQEPLRVS; encoded by the coding sequence AACTCCACCTGCCTTTTGGCAGTGCCCTGGACCCTGCAGGCAAAGAGGGCCTGGGTGCCCTGATCGCCGAGTGGATTTTTCGGGGTGCAGGAAAGCATTCTGCCCAGGACCTCCTCAACCGACTGGATGACCTGTCCACCGGGCGGGGCAGTGGTGGGGTGAGCAGCGAGCACATGCCCTTCAAAACCTCCTGCCTGCCCGAACACCTGCCAGAAGTGCTGCAGCTGCTGGGAGAGGTGCTGCAGGAACCCCACCTGCAGGCCGCAGAGCTGCGCAGCCTGAAAGCCCTGGCCCTGGCAGACCTGGAAACCGTGGAGGATTCTCCGGCAGATCAGGCGCAACTCCTGTTCCGGGAAAGCCTGCTGGGACCGGGATATGGTCATTACCCCAGTGGCACCCCGGAAAGCCTCAAAGCCATCCGCCACCGGGATGCTGTGCAGCATGTCCGCAAGCTTTCCCTGCAGGGGGCTGTGCTCACCGTGGTGGGCCCCCTGGACTGGCAGCAGTTGCTGGACACCGTGCAGCAGGTTTTTGGAGGGTGGAACACCCCTGCCCCCACTTTTCCAGAAACCCGGTTCAATGCGCCTTTTGTGCAGCACCACAGCAGCCCCAGCCAGCAAACCCACCTGCTGCTGGCCCATCCTGCTTTTCAGCCTGGAGATGCCCAGTGGTATGCCTTCATGCTGGCGGTGAATGTGCTGTCTGGTGGGTCTTCCAGCCGCCTGTTCGATGAGGTGCGCGAGAAGCGGGGTCTGGTGTACGGGGTGCATGCAGGCATTCAGGTGGTCCGAAATCTGGCTTACCTGCAAACCTACGCCTCCAGCACGCCAGGCAAAGCCCAGGAAACCCTGGACGTGACTTTGCAGGTGCTTTCCAGCCTGAAATCAGGCATCACCGATGCAGAGCTGCAACACGCCCGCACCGGGGTGCTCAGCGACCTGATCATGAGCGGCGAGAATTCCCGGTCCAGGGCCGCCCAGATGGCCCGCGATCTGTGGCGACTGGGGCATGTGCGCTCTTTGCCAGAAATCCAGCACAGCGTGCAAGCTGTGACGCTGCAAAATGTGCAGGACACCCTGGACACCTGGACCCCAGAGCTGCTGGGGATGTTCACCCTCGGACAGGAGCCCCTGCGTGTTTCTTGA
- a CDS encoding M16 family metallopeptidase — MFLETTLPNGLKVIGEQNPEALSVAMGFLARAGSRDEPAHLNGVSHFLEHMLFKGSEETRAQQINHQFDALGANYNAFTSEEVTVYHAAVLKEHASALQHLLTELLKPAFRPEDFELEKQVILEEIQMYQDDPISRLFDAARENFWGSHPLGQSVLGTAETVGNLQVEELRQYFHTLYAPNNLIFAVTGAFDWEQVVSQLQQETAFWQPSEVQRQHPEFVPTFETQRLKEKQLNRSSMTLMGRGLASTDEKRIPMNVLVELLGGENSRLHWKLVHVGLADEASLSHVDADGIGYLEAFISAEPRKARKALEVFHQVIAEARENLSEAELARARNKLALQAALRFETPYNRLFHLGLEFLYTGRYLSTEETVQAILQVQMAEVQDLLHSPLFDQWSLTLQGP; from the coding sequence GTGTTTCTTGAAACCACCTTGCCCAACGGCCTGAAAGTGATTGGCGAACAGAACCCCGAAGCCCTCAGTGTGGCCATGGGCTTCCTGGCCCGCGCAGGTTCCAGAGACGAGCCTGCCCACCTGAATGGGGTGTCCCATTTTCTGGAGCACATGCTGTTCAAAGGGTCAGAGGAGACCCGTGCCCAGCAGATCAACCACCAGTTTGATGCGCTGGGGGCCAATTACAACGCCTTCACCAGTGAGGAGGTGACGGTGTATCACGCTGCCGTGCTGAAAGAACACGCCAGTGCCTTGCAACACCTGCTCACTGAACTCCTGAAACCCGCTTTTCGTCCTGAAGATTTTGAGCTGGAAAAACAGGTGATTCTGGAAGAAATCCAGATGTACCAGGACGACCCCATCTCCCGGCTTTTTGATGCCGCCCGTGAAAACTTCTGGGGCAGCCACCCTCTGGGCCAGAGCGTGCTGGGAACGGCAGAAACGGTGGGCAATTTACAGGTGGAAGAGCTGCGGCAGTATTTTCACACCCTGTACGCTCCCAACAACCTGATTTTTGCCGTGACCGGCGCTTTTGACTGGGAGCAGGTGGTGTCCCAGTTGCAGCAGGAAACCGCCTTCTGGCAACCCAGTGAAGTTCAGCGGCAACACCCTGAATTTGTCCCCACCTTCGAAACCCAGCGCCTGAAAGAAAAACAGCTGAACCGCAGCAGCATGACCCTGATGGGCCGTGGGCTGGCCTCCACCGATGAAAAGCGCATCCCCATGAATGTGCTGGTGGAGTTGCTGGGCGGAGAAAACAGCCGCCTGCACTGGAAGCTGGTGCATGTGGGTCTGGCAGACGAGGCCTCGCTGAGCCATGTGGATGCAGACGGCATCGGGTACCTGGAGGCGTTCATCTCGGCGGAACCCAGAAAAGCCAGAAAGGCCCTGGAGGTCTTCCATCAGGTGATCGCTGAAGCCCGTGAGAACCTCTCTGAAGCTGAACTGGCCCGTGCCCGCAACAAACTGGCCCTGCAAGCCGCCTTGCGCTTTGAGACCCCCTACAACCGCCTCTTTCACCTGGGGCTGGAGTTTCTGTACACCGGGCGCTACCTCAGCACCGAGGAGACCGTACAGGCGATCTTGCAGGTGCAGATGGCAGAGGTGCAGGACCTTCTGCACTCTCCCCTTTTTGACCAGTGGAGCCTCACTTTGCAGGGCCCCTGA